The following are encoded in a window of Longimicrobiaceae bacterium genomic DNA:
- the trpE gene encoding anthranilate synthase component I has protein sequence MPTHPSFEEFRELARTAGIVPVSRSLLFDTWTAVTAYARLARPPFGFLLESVVGGETWARYTYLGTEPREAWRLIGDRVDRWTRETGWVAKGEVEDPLADLEIDLLRSSPAEVRGLPRFWGGWVGFFGYDMVRRIERLPEPPPSGLDVPDALFIRTGAVVAIDNLFGRAHVIVPVETTGADDAELLRLYEEALEEIASVEERLHSGPELEPLHLGPPAQSDPRFESSSTRSEFEEGVRRIQEYIRAGDAFQVVLSQRLRMPLQAEPFDLYRVLRSLNPSPYLYYLDLDGFQLVGSSPEVLVRLEDRKVIVRPIAGTRRRGSSPEEDEALGRELLADPKERAEHLMLLDLGRNDVGRVSRFGSVRVREQMVIERYSHVLHMVSTVEGELEDHRSAIDVFRATFPAGTVSGAPKVRAMEIIDELEPIRRGPYAGAVGYIAHGGQAMDLAIAIRTVVAKDGYAHVQAGAGIVADSVPATEYEETLNKARALLRAVQSLEGRGRSRR, from the coding sequence ATGCCGACTCACCCATCCTTCGAAGAGTTCCGCGAGCTCGCGCGCACCGCGGGCATCGTCCCGGTCTCCCGCTCGCTATTGTTCGATACCTGGACCGCGGTCACCGCCTATGCCAGGCTCGCCCGTCCGCCGTTCGGCTTCCTGCTGGAGTCGGTGGTCGGCGGGGAGACCTGGGCGCGCTACACCTACCTCGGCACGGAACCGCGGGAGGCGTGGCGCCTGATCGGCGACCGGGTGGATCGGTGGACCCGCGAAACGGGGTGGGTGGCGAAGGGCGAGGTGGAGGATCCCCTGGCAGACCTGGAGATCGACCTGCTCCGCAGCAGTCCCGCAGAGGTACGGGGGCTGCCCCGCTTCTGGGGCGGTTGGGTGGGCTTCTTCGGCTACGACATGGTGCGCCGCATCGAGCGCCTGCCGGAGCCTCCCCCCTCCGGCCTGGACGTTCCGGACGCGCTCTTCATTCGCACGGGCGCGGTGGTGGCCATCGACAACCTCTTCGGGCGCGCGCACGTGATCGTGCCGGTGGAGACCACCGGAGCGGACGACGCGGAGTTGCTGCGCCTCTACGAGGAGGCTCTGGAGGAGATCGCCTCGGTCGAGGAGCGCCTGCATTCCGGCCCGGAGCTGGAGCCGCTGCACCTGGGCCCGCCCGCGCAATCCGATCCTCGCTTCGAGAGCAGCTCGACCCGCAGCGAGTTCGAGGAGGGCGTGCGGCGGATCCAGGAGTACATCCGTGCGGGAGACGCTTTCCAGGTCGTGCTCTCGCAGCGGCTCAGGATGCCTCTGCAGGCCGAGCCGTTCGACCTGTACCGGGTCCTGCGCTCACTGAACCCTTCGCCCTACCTCTACTACCTGGATCTGGACGGCTTCCAGCTGGTGGGCTCCTCGCCCGAGGTGCTGGTCAGGCTGGAGGACCGGAAGGTGATCGTGCGGCCGATCGCTGGCACGCGGCGACGCGGCTCCTCTCCGGAGGAGGACGAAGCGTTGGGTCGCGAGCTGCTGGCGGACCCCAAGGAGAGGGCCGAGCACCTCATGCTGCTGGATCTGGGGCGGAACGACGTCGGCCGCGTATCCCGGTTCGGCTCGGTGCGGGTGCGCGAGCAGATGGTCATCGAGCGGTATTCCCACGTGCTGCACATGGTGTCCACGGTGGAGGGCGAACTGGAAGATCACCGGAGCGCCATCGACGTCTTCCGGGCCACCTTTCCCGCGGGCACGGTGTCGGGGGCGCCGAAGGTGCGGGCCATGGAGATCATCGATGAGCTGGAGCCGATCCGTCGCGGCCCGTACGCCGGCGCCGTGGGATACATCGCGCACGGAGGTCAGGCGATGGACCTCGCCATCGCCATCCGCACCGTGGTGGCCAAGGATGGCTACGCCCACGTGCAGGCCGGTGCGGGTATCGTCGCGGACTCCGTCCCCGCCACTGAATACGAAGAGACTCTCAACAAGGCCCGTGCGCTGCTCCGCGCGGTCCAGTCGCTGGAGGGGCGCGGCCGATCCCGCCGCTGA